Proteins from one Acidobacteriota bacterium genomic window:
- a CDS encoding GTP-binding protein — protein sequence FEMSNGCICCTVRGDLIRVLGNLMKRRDKFDYVLVETTGLADPGPVAQTFFMDDEIRAEFALDGIVTLVDAAHIEQQLGRSDESTEQIAFADVLVLNKTDLVDDDALDRLEARLRDMNRMARVIRSERADVSVDTVLNLGAFDLDQVLERRPTFLEPEYPFEWTGVYSLDNGRYELSLADGPDPAMSLVVVPDQGTDDSALRESAEWCVRRYAEPADLIRPGDEMPVGRHLNLQLDSPGRKSFFLEVDTRRRVGLYAQHTAEEFDLQLRSANGATGRPEDGPRARPAIAAGNGAPRVNGAVPVEVERTWVAQHEHDDEVGSIAIETEGDVDSDRLNAWLSELLRERGVDIFRMKGFISLAGESRRFVFQGVHMLFDGQPDRPWGDAARRNQLIFIGRNLHEQSMRRGFEACLV from the coding sequence TCTTCGAGATGTCGAACGGCTGCATCTGCTGCACGGTGCGCGGAGACCTGATTCGCGTGCTCGGCAACCTCATGAAGCGCCGGGACAAGTTCGACTACGTGTTGGTGGAGACCACCGGGCTCGCCGATCCCGGTCCGGTCGCTCAGACCTTCTTCATGGACGACGAGATTCGCGCGGAGTTCGCGCTGGACGGGATCGTCACGCTCGTCGACGCAGCCCACATCGAGCAGCAGCTCGGCCGCAGCGACGAGAGCACGGAACAGATCGCGTTCGCGGACGTCCTGGTTCTCAACAAGACGGACCTCGTCGACGACGACGCGCTCGACCGGCTCGAGGCCCGGCTCCGGGACATGAACCGAATGGCGCGAGTCATCCGCAGCGAGCGGGCGGACGTCTCCGTCGATACGGTGCTCAATCTCGGCGCCTTCGACCTGGACCAGGTGCTCGAGCGTCGTCCCACCTTCCTCGAGCCGGAATACCCGTTCGAATGGACTGGCGTCTATTCGCTCGATAACGGCCGCTACGAACTCAGTCTGGCCGACGGACCCGATCCGGCGATGTCTCTTGTCGTCGTACCCGACCAGGGCACGGATGACTCCGCGCTTCGCGAGAGTGCGGAGTGGTGCGTACGCCGGTACGCCGAACCCGCGGATCTCATTCGCCCGGGGGACGAGATGCCTGTCGGAAGGCACCTGAATCTCCAGCTCGACTCCCCGGGGCGCAAGTCGTTCTTCCTGGAGGTCGATACGCGGCGAAGGGTCGGCCTCTACGCCCAGCACACCGCGGAGGAGTTCGATCTGCAACTGAGGAGTGCGAATGGAGCGACGGGCAGGCCGGAAGACGGTCCGCGCGCCAGGCCGGCGATCGCCGCGGGGAACGGCGCCCCGCGCGTCAACGGAGCGGTTCCCGTCGAGGTCGAGCGAACCTGGGTCGCGCAGCACGAGCACGACGACGAAGTGGGCTCGATCGCCATCGAGACGGAGGGCGACGTCGACTCCGACAGGCTCAACGCGTGGCTCAGCGAGCTGCTCCGCGAACGCGGGGTGGACATCTTCCGGATGAAGGGCTTCATCAGCCTGGCGGGTGAGTCGCGCCGCTTCGTCTTCCAGGGCGTTCACATGCTCTTCGACGGACAGCCGGATCGTCCATGGGGGGACGCGGCCCGCCGCAATCAACTCATATTCATCGGTCGCAATCTCCACGAGCAGTCCATGCGGCGGGGATTCGAGGCATGTCTGGTTTGA
- a CDS encoding PQQ-binding-like beta-propeller repeat protein: MSGLSVGSPRGVLRPGWSARVGDYAIAGGWTPRGEVLVVGDSAGGVYAFDGKSGATIWAQRGVHEGGLLAVAIHPSRPAFATAGQDGRVLVWSAAEGRVNLAIDVGSDWVENVAWSPDGTWLAASCARQVHAYGADGVRIWRSEDHPSTVSAIAWSGTEELATACYGRVTFFRASTGALRQKLEWAGSLVSMVLSPDGDIVACGSQDNSVHFWRRSTEQDSMMAGYRAKPSALAFDETGNLLATGGGEAVTVWSFQGSGPEGTRPGVLELHVQTVTTLAFARRGMRLASGARDGRVVVWSLGRDGQGDAIGVAPVADVVGALYWRPDGRALAALDAQGCATVWRVGG; the protein is encoded by the coding sequence ATGTCTGGTTTGAGTGTCGGCAGCCCGCGGGGTGTTCTTCGCCCGGGCTGGTCCGCGAGGGTCGGTGACTACGCCATCGCCGGGGGCTGGACCCCACGCGGCGAAGTGCTCGTGGTCGGTGATTCAGCGGGTGGCGTCTACGCGTTCGACGGCAAGTCCGGCGCGACCATCTGGGCGCAGCGCGGAGTCCATGAAGGCGGGCTGCTCGCCGTGGCGATCCACCCAAGCAGACCCGCGTTCGCTACGGCCGGCCAGGACGGCCGTGTCCTGGTCTGGAGTGCTGCCGAAGGTCGGGTCAACCTGGCCATCGACGTCGGGAGCGATTGGGTGGAGAACGTGGCGTGGTCGCCGGACGGAACGTGGCTGGCAGCCTCCTGCGCCCGGCAGGTTCACGCGTATGGTGCGGATGGAGTGAGAATCTGGCGGTCCGAGGATCATCCCAGTACCGTCAGCGCGATCGCGTGGTCCGGCACGGAAGAGTTGGCGACGGCCTGTTACGGTCGGGTGACGTTCTTCCGCGCGTCCACTGGAGCGCTTCGCCAGAAGCTGGAGTGGGCAGGTTCCCTGGTGTCGATGGTACTGAGCCCGGACGGGGATATCGTGGCCTGCGGCAGCCAGGACAACTCGGTGCATTTCTGGCGTCGCTCCACGGAGCAGGATTCGATGATGGCGGGATATCGTGCCAAGCCGTCGGCCTTGGCCTTCGATGAAACCGGCAACCTTCTGGCCACCGGCGGAGGTGAGGCGGTGACGGTCTGGAGCTTCCAGGGAAGTGGTCCCGAAGGCACACGGCCCGGCGTTCTGGAACTTCATGTTCAAACGGTTACAACGCTCGCCTTCGCTCGCCGCGGGATGCGCCTGGCCTCGGGAGCTCGGGACGGCCGCGTCGTTGTGTGGTCGCTGGGGCGCGACGGGCAAGGCGATGCCATAGGAGTTGCGCCTGTGGCGGATGTGGTCGGCGCCTTGTACTGGCGACCGGATGGGCGCGCGCTGGCGGCGCTCGACGCTCAGGGTTGCGCGACGGTTTGGCGAGTGGGCGGCTAG